In Ostrea edulis chromosome 6, xbOstEdul1.1, whole genome shotgun sequence, a single window of DNA contains:
- the LOC130047353 gene encoding uncharacterized protein F54H12.2-like — protein MMHRESCACGTSSLELFKVPPTNVTLEDSKWMEYYPISSTLNSDTAPIEFEIKGQGDEYLDLSQTYLQMVCKFTKANGTNLTGGHSTSTPVNNILHSLFSEIDVSLNGKVITPGTDTYPYKAYLEKLLSYAPKTLETQMRACSLWEKDTAGHMDEVKLEDLAQTPVEFPVVNNKISIAAVIPTPEYPDDSKNVGLRKRHEKITDSKEIVLMDRLHLDLFEQEKCLPNGLDVRLRFNRARPQFYMMTAAGSSGKVAIQSMILWVRKVKPVPSIINLINQQLSTQTAKYPLRRVEVKTFTIPSGTQSKITDHLFQGQMPKLIVLGFVDNAAFNGDNTRNPFHFQNERDWAPDITLEEYKNGYTLWCVDFTKDQEAQTDKFHLIQTGNLRVEVQFAANVARTLNCVVYAVFDNLLEINKQREVSIDY, from the exons ATGATGCACCGAGAATCTTGCGCTTGTGGTACCAGCAGTTTAGAACTGTTTAAAGTGCCCCCGACCAACGTCACTTTAGAAGATTCGAAATGGATGGAATATTACCCCATTTCCAGTACCCTCAACTCGGATACGGCTccgattgaatttgaaatcaaaggacaaggagatgaatatctggatttatcCCAAACTTATCTCCAGATGGTCTGTAAATTCACGAAAGCCAATGGAACGAATCTCACAGGAGGCCATTCGACCTCCACCCCCGTGAATAACATTCTCCATTCCTTGTTCAGTGAAATTGATGTCAGTCTCAATGGAAAAGTCATTACCCCGGGGACGGATACTTATCCCTACAAAGCGTATCTGGAGAAATTGTTGTCTTATGCACCAAAGACTCTGGAAACCCAGATGAGAGCCTGTAGCTTGTGGGAAAAAGATACTGCAGGACATATGGATGAGGTCAAATTAGAAGATCTGGCTCAAACTCCTGTGGAATTTCCAGTAGTGAATAACAAAATCAGCATCGCGGCCGTCATTCCGACTCCCGAGTATCCGGATGATTCCAAGAATGTAGGGTTGAGAAAACGTCACGAGAAGATTACAGACAGTAAGGAGATCGTGTTGATGGATCGATTACATCTGGATTTGTTTGAGCAAGAGAAATGTCTCCCTAATGGCTTGGATGTCCGTCTCCGATTCAATCGCGCTCGACCCCAGTTCTACATGATGACCGCTGCCGGGAGTAGTGGGAAAGTGGCCATTCAAAGTATGATCTTGTGGGTGAGGAAAGTCAAACCTGTGCCGAGTATCATTAATCTCATCAATCAGCAACTGAGTACTCAAACGGCGAAATATCCATTGAGACGAGTGGAAGTGAAAACCTTCACCATTCCTAGTGGCACCCAATCTAAAATCACCGATCATCTGTTTCAAGGACAGATGCCTAAACTGATCGTGTTGGGCTTTGTGGACAATGCGGCTTTTAATGGGGATAATACCAGAAACCcctttcatttccaaaatgagaga GACTGGGCTCCGGACATTACCCTAGAAGAGTATAAAAACGGTTACACCCTCTGGTGTGTGGATTTCACGAAAGATCAAGAAGCCCAGacggataaatttcatctcatacagaCGGGGAACTTGAGAGTGGAAGTGCAATTTGCCGCCAACGTAGCCAGGACCTTAAACTGTGTGGTGTATGCCGTGTTCGACAATCTGctagaaatcaacaaacaacgaGAAGTCAGCATCGATTACTAA
- the LOC130047354 gene encoding uncharacterized protein LOC130047354, protein MATRRDPLYNFQTLPGFRYRLVVVAEERVGENWVVRSENDLSTFSPFDQSGVREIICRVRAEYEGRAPRRRTARISTATRPRRRAPQPPSPPPPYSPATPTTPPPAIPSAPVEYSPVPMSDSPASPVEYSPRSPSPAPPPSPRQSPSLLVADTASPPRPAAPARPPPPTIRFAGRTPPPRPTHAPVATHPPRNHPMTVPGWADRAVPIWFKCPVCWQDRVHSGITCRGCGQRPACCSCVEELQERRHTRGRCPLCRFTGSRE, encoded by the coding sequence atggCTACAAGAAGAGACCCGCTCTACAATTTCCAGACCTTGCCTGGCTTTCGGTACCGGCTGGTAGTGGTGGCTGAGGAACGGGTAGGGGAGAATTGGGTCGTGCGTTCTGAGAACGACCTGAGCACCTTCTCCCCTTTCGACCAGAGTGGGGTCCGTGAGATCATCTGCCGGGTGCGGGCAGAGTATGAAGGGAGGGCACCCCGCCGCCGCACCGCTCGAATCTCCACGGCCACGAGACCGCGCCGACGGGCCCCACAGCCAccctcaccaccaccaccttacTCCCCGGCGACGCCTACAACACCACCACCAGCGATCCCATCGGCACCAGTGGAATACAGCCCGGTGCCGATGAGCGACTCACCAGCGTCACCGGTGGAGTATTCACCGAGGTCACCGTCCCCCGCACCACCTCCCAGCCCACGTCAGAGTCCGTCGCTGTTGGTGGCAGACACAGCATCACCACCGAGACCAGCAGCCCCTGCAAGACCCCCACCACCTACCATCCGGTTTGCAGGGAGGACTCCGCCACCGAGACCAACCCACGCACCGGTGGCAACTCATCCCCCGAGGAACCACCCTATGACTGTCCCTGGCTGGGCAGATAGGGCGGTTCCCATCTGGTTTAAGTGTCCTGTCTGCTGGCAAGACAGGGTACACTCTGGAATTACGTGTAGGGGATGTGGGCAGCGCCCAGCTTGCTGCTCGTGCGTGGAAGAGTTACAGGAGCGGCGACACACCCGGGGACGGTGCCCGTTATGTCGGTTTACCGGAAGCAGGGAATGA